In Candidatus Effluviviaceae Genus V sp., the genomic window TCCGGCACGCCGTCCCTCCCGGAGCGCACCGTGGACGTACGGCGTGACGCCGCTCGTCGCGATCCCGACGATGACGTCATCGTCCCGGGGGTCGAGCTCGGACAGGTCCCGTGCGCCGTCGCCTTCGATGTCCTCGGCCCCCTCCTTCGCCCGCACGAGCGCTCCGTAGCCTCCGGCAATGATGCCCCGGACGGCCGCGGGATCGGTGCCGAACGTCGGGGGGCACTCGGCCGCGTCGAGCACGCCGAGCCTCCCGCTCGTCCCCGCGCCGACGTAGATCAGACGGCCTCCGCGACGGAGCCGCTCGGCCACGAGTTCGACCACTCCGGCCAGCTCATGCCGCACCCGTCCGACCGCCTCCGGGACCAGACGGTCCTCGCCGTTGATGAGATCCACGATCTCGAGCGCCGACATGCGGTCGATGTCCCGCGAACGGGGATTCCTCCGCTCGGTCTCGAGGTCGCCCATGCCCGACATGTCACGCCGGGGCGGTTCGAACGCCTTCGCGTCGGGGCTCATGCCGTGCCCGCCTCCTTCAGCTCGAGATAGGCCAGCGTCCAGTATGCGTAGCTGAAGGTACCGTAGAACCCGTTCGCCAGAATCAGGATGATGAACCCGAGGGGGATTCCGACGGCGAGCGCCGCCACCAGGTTCTGTGTTCCCAGAATGAAGAGAGGCGCTCCGACGACCACCAGGATGAAGACGATGCCGACCGTGTAGACGATTCCCGCCAGGAGCCCTATCAGCCAGTAGGCGAGCGAGTCCCAGACGCGAGACCGGAGCAGCGTCCATCCGGCCGCGATAGCGTCGAAGAACGGCGTCCGGTCGATGACGACGGCCCGTTCAGCGTAGGTCACTGTGAGCGCAAGCGCGAAGAGGAACGCGAGATAGGGAAAGAACAGAATGACCGCGATGACGACCGAGATCGCGATGCCGGGCGCACCCGCCACGATCGGCAGGATGACCGGAATCGCACAGATGGCCGACACAAGAAGAAAGGCGAGCAGTGAGAGCACAACGAGTCCGAACATCGCCAGCGCATTGCTCACACCGAGATCCCAGGCCTTCCCGAACGTCGGCCTCTCGCCCCGTGTGATGCGGCCCACGCTTCCGATGAGCGCTCCACGCGATATCATGCTCATGATGAAGAGCGCCAGGACGAGGACGACGAGCGCCAGGATGATGAGCACCAGGAGCTCGACCCGCTGTGCGAAGAAGTCCTCCACCCACGGGGCGGCGTCCTCGCTCCAGTTCGTCCCGCCCCCACCGCCCCCGCCGGAGGCGGCAAAGAAGCCGAAGAACCAGAGGAGCCTGTGCCGCCCGGCGATCCGGAGCGCGCCCGTGACGGCGCCCCAGTAGTCGACGCTCCTGCGGTCTCGAACCGCAGGCTCGGCGGA contains:
- the murQ gene encoding N-acetylmuramic acid 6-phosphate etherase, whose amino-acid sequence is MDAAPVSRLGLARLLADRAPGGNRLHGRHRLHPGGRRSASLHSGNTEPGGGARRRNPPRVHHPDSGERVLRYLQLRILDAGLSRAEGGGHGMSPDAKAFEPPRRDMSGMGDLETERRNPRSRDIDRMSALEIVDLINGEDRLVPEAVGRVRHELAGVVELVAERLRRGGRLIYVGAGTSGRLGVLDAAECPPTFGTDPAAVRGIIAGGYGALVRAKEGAEDIEGDGARDLSELDPRDDDVIVGIATSGVTPYVHGALREGRRAGAATVFVCCSPARGGVEADITVAPVVGPEVITGSTRMKAGTATKLVLNTITTGAMVLLGKTYENLMVDLTATCDKLRDRAIRILRETAGVDTDEAVRLLTDADGSVKRAIVMARSG